gtaataaaaaaaaagtcagcGAGATGTGAGGAACAGACTTACATACATTTGGATAATTTCATTTTAGTAATGACATCAACATTGATggcttaataattaatttagtttaaatgcgtgtatttgttttgttttaattctaAACAAATCTATAGCAAATGATATTGAAAACACGTTTGgagtatatttggaaaaatatcGAGGGacttttataatttgataaatattaagaGTTTGTAATTGTTCTCCTTTAATTATAAGCGATTTGTGTGTTGttatatttcaattgtttaattttttttttttaatttcaaattttgtcTTGCTGGGCATGAATGctccagaaaaataaaatcaccTTAAAAAGAAGCCTCAAAAGATGCTACTAAATGCTACCAGGacattttcttatatattttcctgatgttaaattcaaatatgtgACCTTTCGTTCTTGCCCCCAGTGACTATGGCGAAGCAGTTTGCAGTGGCGGCAGTCGTCGCTACTTCTCCTGCAACACCCAAGATTGTCCGGAGGAGGACCCCGACTTCAGGTCGCAGCAGTGTTCCCGCTTCGACAGCCAGAAGTTTGATGGCGTGTTCTACGAGTGGGTGCCCTACACAAATGCGCCCAATCCGTGCGAGCTGAACTGCATGCCCAAGGGCGAGCGGTTCTACTATCGCCAACGGGAGAAGGTGGTGGACGGAACGCGCTGCAATGACAAGACCCTCGATGTCTGCGTGAATGGGGAGTGCATGCCCGTGGGCTGTGACATGATGCTGGGCAGCGATGCCAAGGAGGACAAGTGCCGCAAGTGCGGTGGCGATGGCAGCACCTGCAAGACCATTCGCAACACCATTGCCACGAAGGACTTGGCCTCTGGCTACAATGACCTTCTGCTCCTGCCAGAGGGTGCCACCAATATCCGCATTGAGGAGACAGTGCCATCGAGCAATTATCTGGCCTGCCGCAATCACAGTGGACACTACTACCTGAACGGCGACTGGCGCATCGACTTCCCGCGCCCCATCTTCTTTGCCAACTCGTGGTGGAACTATCAACGCAAGCCCATGGGTTTCGCGGCCCCCGACCAACTGACCTGCAGCGGGCCCATCTCGGAGAGCATCTTCATCGTGATGTTGGTGCAGGAGCGAAACATCAGCCTGGACTACGAGTACAGCATCCCGGAGTCCCTCAGTCACTCGCAACAGGATACGCACACGTGGACACACCACCAGTTCAGTGCCTGCAGTGCGCAGTGCGGCGGTGGAACCCAGAGTCGCGTGGTGACCTGCAATAACCGCATCACCCTGGCCGAAGTCAACCCCTCTCTGTGCGATGAGAAGTCCAAGCCCGCCGAAGAACAGGCCTGCGGCACGGAGCCCTGTGCCCCCCACTGGCAGGAAGGAGAGTGGTCCAAGTGCTCCAAGGGCTGCGGATCCGACGGCTACCAGAACAGAAATATCACATGCGAGCGCATCTCCTCTTCAGGGTAAGTCAAAATTCTTAAacctaaaaattatttggtaAGATAGTGAAAAATTCTAATCCCCTAAACTCTATTCTTTATAAAACGATTAAAACTGACTCGTGTTGGAAAAAACGAGAACCTACATTTGCTCCTGACTTTAATTCCTTTCTTCATATCTcgcaataacaaaaaaaaattttgaataaaaaaataaaataaaaggaaaagaTTATGTTAACTGGTATTCCTTAGTTACTAAAATAGGATTAAATCCAATCTGTGTTACCTTTTTCAGAGAGCGTACAGTTGAAGAAGATGCAGTTTGCCTAAAGGAGGTGGGCAACAAGCCGGCCACCAAACAGGAATGCAATCGCGATGTCAAGAACTGTCCCAAGTACCATCTGGGACCTTGGACGCCATGTGACAAGCTCTGTGGCGAGGGCAAGCAGACCCGTAAGGTGACCTGTTTCATCAAGGAGAATGGACGCAAGCGCGTCCTGCCCGAAGAAGATTGTGTAGAGGAGAAGCCAGAGGTGGAAAAGTCTTGCCTCTTGACGCCTTGTGAGGGTGTTGATTGGATTATCTCTCAATGGAGTGGTGTAAGTATTTTCCTTATATATTATGCCTTCACACACTAAAAGACATTGTTCTGCAGTGCACTGCTTGTGGCCAGAACACTGAGACACGTACGGCCATTTGCGGTAACAAGGAAGGTAAGGTGTATCCCGAGGAGTTCTGCGAGCCAGAGGTGCCTACTCTATCCCGACCATGTGAATCGCCCAAGTGCCAGGCTCAATGGTTCTCCTCGGAATGGAGCAAGTGCTCTGCTCCATGTGGAAAGGGTGTCAAATCTCGTATTGTCATCTGCGGGGAGTTCGATGGCAAGACGGTGACTCCGGCTAGCGATGACTCAAAATGCGACAAAGCAACGAAACCAGAGGCTGAACAGGAGTGCGAGGGCGAGGAGAAGCAATGCCCCGGCGAATGGTTCACTGGACCTTGGGGCAAGTGCAGCAAACCTTGCGGTGGAGGTGAACGTGTTCGCGAAGTCCTGTGCTTATCCAATGGAACAAAGGCATTGAACTGCGACGAAGCAAAGGTCGAATCTCTATCCGAGAAGTGTAATCCTGAAGCCTGCACTGAAGACGAGATATTGCCTCTGACTAGCACCGATAAACCCATCGAGGATGACGAGGAGGAGTGTGATGAGGATGGTATTGAGCTGGTCGATGATAGCTTACCGGAGGCTGATAAGAACGCCGATATTATCGACTTCGAGGACAAATCGACAACGGAATCCTCACCTGAGAATGAAGAGCTTATGCAAAGTGACAGCCCGACACCCTTCGATTCATCTGATTCGACTGGTACCACAGTTGAGGGATCCGGAGATGAGTCTGATTCAACCACAGACAGCGGAATTTCTACAGAAGGAAGTGGTGATGATGAAGACACTTCTGAGGCTTCAACCGATTTGTCCAGCTCGACGACAGTCGATTCCAGCTCCAGTGACTCCAGTCCCAGCGACTCTAGCTCCAGCATTTCCAGCGATGCGACCTCTGAAGCTCCAACTTCAGTGTCCGACTCAAGCGACACCACGGACCTATCTAGTGGTTTCACTGATGCCTCAAGCTCAACGGAAGCGTCCTCAACTGATGTTTCAAGCTCTACAGATGCTTCAAGCTCTACTGACACTTCTGGCTCAACTGATGCTTCCAAGTCAACTGATGCAACAAGCTCAACTGATGCTTCAGGGTCTACAGATGCTTCAGGATCTACTGATGCGACAGACTCTACTTCTGAGGGATCTACGGCCTCTACGGACAAATCATCTGATATTAGTGAATCTTCGACACAGGCTTCGTCATCATCTGTGTCTGATTCTAGTGACAATACAGATGGAACCACCAACGAAGTATCTATCTCAACGGACAGTGCCACGTCCGACTCAACAGACTCTTCAGCTCCTACGGAATCCACTTCGGAAGATACAACCGACTCCACTTCAGAAGATACTACCGAAAGTACATCGGAAGATACAACCGAAAGTACTTCAGAATCCTCAACTGATACCACTGAATCCACAACGTTGGATGTTTCCTCAACTACTGAAGCTTCCACATCCAGTGATTTTTCACCCGAATCTACATCAACAGATAGCTCCGATTCCTCTTCCACTGCTAATTCATTGGCTACCGAATCCACTGGACTATCGAGCGATGGATCAACCACAGATGGTACTACTGTTGATGGTTCCACTGACAGTTCCACAGATGGATCAACGGACGGAATCACTGAAAGCTCCTCGGAAGGCTCTACAGATAGCGCCACTGATTCCTCAGGATCAACCGAAAGCACTGACGTTAGCGCCAGTGAGGGTTCAACCACTGATGGCACCACATTGGACGGCCAATCCAGTTCCACAAGTGCTGATTCATCAGATTCTACCGCCACAGACATCTCTTCTTCCACTGATGTTTCTGGTTCTACAGAAGCAACCGAGTCCTCTGCCTCCACAGATGGTTCCTCAACAGATGGTTCCTCCACTGAAGCGTCCTCTACAGATGGTTCCTCCACTGAGGCTTCCTCCACAGATTCCACTGAGTCCACGGAAAGTGCTGGAACTAGTGACACCACAGAGAGTGGGCCAACTGAGGAGAGTACCAGCGAAGGATCGACTGACAGCACATCTGAGGGATCCACAGAAAGCACTCAGTCTACAGATATCGACAGCACTACCAGCGATatctggagcagcagcagtgacAAAGATGACGAGTCTGAGTCCAGTACTCCATATTCCTTTGATTCTGAAGTTGGCAAGGGCAAGCCTCGTAAGTGTAAGCCTAAAAAGAGTACCTGCGCTAAGACTGAGTACGGTTGCTGTCCCGATGGTAAGTCCACTCCCAAGGGGCCCTTCGACGAGGGCTGTCCCATTGTCAAGACCTGTGCCGATACAAAGTACGGTTGTTGTCTGGACGGAGTGTCTCCGGCTAAGGGCAAAGATCACAAGGGTTGTCCCAAGTCCCAGTGTGCTGAGACCCTCTTCGGCTGCTGCCCCGATAAGTTTACCGCTGCCAGTGGTGAGGACGATGAGGGATGTCCCGAAACAACCACTGTACCGCCTACTACTACGACTGAGGAGTCGCAACCAGAGTCAACTACTGAGCTGGAGGGGTCAGGGGAGGATTCAACGACACTTGAGCCAGATACCTCCAAGCAGTCCTGCTCCTCTTCCGATTTCGGATGTTGTCCCGATGCCCAAACGCCCGCCAAGGGCGAGAACTTCGAGGGTTGTGGTGATGAGCCACAGGTCGCCAAGGGATGCGCCCAATCCGACCACGGTTGCTGTCCAGATGGACGAACTGCTGCCAGTGGTCCTGACGGCAAGGGCTGCTCAGGCTGTACCCGCGAACGCTTTGGCTGTTGTCCGGATTCGGAGACCCCGGCCCATGGACCCAACAACGAGGGTTGTTGTGTGGACACCGCCTTCGGCTGCTGCCCTGACAATATATTGGCCGCCCGTGGACCCAACTTCGAGGGTTGCGAGTGCCATTACACGCCCTTCGGTTGCTGTCCGGACAACAAGTCACCCGCTCAGGGTTACAACCAAAAGGGATGTGCTTGCGAGACGACCGAGCATGGCTGTTGTACGGACAAGATCACACCCGCCAAGGGACCCAAGTTCGAGGGCTGCCCCTGCGAGACGACCCAATTCGGATGTTGCCCCGATGGGCTCACCATTGCCAAGGGACCCCACCACCACGGATGCCATTGCACCCAGACGGAGTTCAAGTGTTGCGACGACGAAAAGACTCCGGCCAAGGGACCCAACGGCGAGGGATGCACCTGCGTGGAGAGCAAGTTCGGCTGCTGTCCCGACGGCGTTAACAAGGCGACGGACGAGAAGTTCGGCGGATGCGAGCATGTCCAGGAGCCAGTGCAAAAGGCCTGCAATCTGCCGAAGGAGACGGGCAACTGCAGCAGCTACAGCGTCAAGTACTTCTTCGATACCACATACGGCGCATGCGCTCGGTTCTGGTATGGGGGGTGCGGAGGCAACGACAACCGATTCGGAAGCGAGGCAGAGTGCAAGGAGAGCTGCCAGGATTACACTGGACAGAATGTCTGTCTGCTGCCCAAGGCCACCGGTCCTTGCACGGGCTACAAAAAGAAGTGGTACTTTGATGCTGACCGCAACCGCTGCGAGGAGTTCCAGTACGGTGGATGCTTCGGCACCACCAACCGCTTCGATAGCTTGGAACAGTGCCAGGGAACTTGCACAGCCAGTGCGCATCTTCGTAAGTAAAGCTCTATTTTCGATAATGTTGTATAAAAATCGTTTCACGGGGCTGACTTGTTTCAAGACCTTTCATCTTAAGGGTACGTTAGACTTTCGTAACACTTGATAAGGACAAAAGGAGAACTTACAATGTGGTGCTAGAACCCATTGGGAATTGTATTGAACTCAACGGATTGGCTTCTCAAATCAATCCAATCTTCCACTTAATGGTAACAAGGTCAATGTCGatttcaaactatttttgaacTACTTCGTTCTTGTTCAAAACTAAGATCGAACTTACAATTGTATGACTATCTTGACAACCAGGCTTTTTTTAGTCTTGCCCATTAAGTGATCACGGGGGTAAccttcttttttatatatattaatatatattatatattaatttttcctcTCATTTTCCCATTGTAGCAACCTGCGAACAACCTATGGAGAGTGGACCATGTGCCGGAAACTTTGAGCGTTGGTACTACGACAATCAGACCGACATATGCCGACCCTTCACCTATGGAGGTTGCAagggcaacaagaacaactATCCAACGGAACATGCCTGCAACTACAACTGCCGCCAACCGGGCGTGCTTAAAGGTTTGAGATCAGATTTAGTATATTGCGGTGGCTTGTATGGGTTAATGGGTTTAGTTGAACGCAATGTTTTGCTTGGatctttaagtatttttaagctTGAACCTCTTAGCTTATCCTGGTTAACGGTATGTTTTTCCCCCACTTTccttttcccaaaaaaaacaaaaacactgcTTGGTTACTTCTTTTCTTGAATGCGCATGATTGCTTATTACTGCTATGCCGACTTTCTGAATCTGCACCCGCAAACCGAACCTCCTCCTGCACCCACCGATACCttcccaccaccaccaccaccaccaccaacccAGACCACTGTGCTCTTCCTAAGCAAACCGGTGATTGCAGTGAAAAGCTGGCCAAGTGGCACTTCTCCGATAGCGAGAAGCGCTGTGTGCCCTTCTACTACACGGGTTGTGGTGGCAACAAGAACAACTTCCCCAGCCAGGAGTCCTGCGAGGACCACTGCCCCCGGCAAGTTGGTAAGCTTTAAATGTTGTCTGCCCCAGGCGGCTgctttctgtgtgttttgtCTTTATTGTCCCCCTAAAAACACCTTGCCTAACTGACACTCTACCCCCCATTTAG
This genomic window from Drosophila gunungcola strain Sukarami chromosome 3R, Dgunungcola_SK_2, whole genome shotgun sequence contains:
- the LOC128252125 gene encoding papilin isoform X3, encoding MDLSRRLCSTALVAFIVLAGIHDSQSRFPGLRQKRQYGANMYLPESSVTPEGEGDDPNEWTPWSSPSDCSRTCGGGVSYQTRECLRRDDYGEAVCSGGSRRYFSCNTQDCPEEDPDFRSQQCSRFDSQKFDGVFYEWVPYTNAPNPCELNCMPKGERFYYRQREKVVDGTRCNDKTLDVCVNGECMPVGCDMMLGSDAKEDKCRKCGGDGSTCKTIRNTIATKDLASGYNDLLLLPEGATNIRIEETVPSSNYLACRNHSGHYYLNGDWRIDFPRPIFFANSWWNYQRKPMGFAAPDQLTCSGPISESIFIVMLVQERNISLDYEYSIPESLSHSQQDTHTWTHHQFSACSAQCGGGTQSRVVTCNNRITLAEVNPSLCDEKSKPAEEQACGTEPCAPHWQEGEWSKCSKGCGSDGYQNRNITCERISSSGERTVEEDAVCLKEVGNKPATKQECNRDVKNCPKYHLGPWTPCDKLCGEGKQTRKVTCFIKENGRKRVLPEEDCVEEKPEVEKSCLLTPCEGVDWIISQWSGCTACGQNTETRTAICGNKEGKVYPEEFCEPEVPTLSRPCESPKCQAQWFSSEWSKCSAPCGKGVKSRIVICGEFDGKTVTPASDDSKCDKATKPEAEQECEGEEKQCPGEWFTGPWGKCSKPCGGGERVREVLCLSNGTKALNCDEAKVESLSEKCNPEACTEDEILPLTSTDKPIEDDEEECDEDGIELVDDSLPEADKNADIIDFEDKSTTESSPENEELMQSDSPTPFDSSDSTGTTVEGSGDESDSTTDSGISTEGSGDDEDTSEASTDLSSSTTVDSSSSDSSPSDSSSSISSDATSEAPTSVSDSSDTTDLSSGFTDASSSTEASSTDVSSSTDASSSTDTSGSTDASKSTDATSSTDASGSTDASGSTDATDSTSEGSTASTDKSSDISESSTQASSSSVSDSSDNTDGTTNEVSISTDSATSDSTDSSAPTESTSEDTTDSTSEDTTESTSEDTTESTSESSTDTTESTTLDVSSTTEASTSSDFSPESTSTDSSDSSSTANSLATESTGLSSDGSTTDGTTVDGSTDSSTDGSTDGITESSSEGSTDSATDSSGSTESTDVSASEGSTTDGTTLDGQSSSTSADSSDSTATDISSSTDVSGSTEATESSASTDGSSTDGSSTEASSTDGSSTEASSTDSTESTESAGTSDTTESGPTEESTSEGSTDSTSEGSTESTQSTDIDSTTSDIWSSSSDKDDESESSTPYSFDSEVGKGKPRKCKPKKSTCAKTEYGCCPDGKSTPKGPFDEGCPIVKTCADTKYGCCLDGVSPAKGKDHKGCPKSQCAETLFGCCPDKFTAASGEDDEGCPETTTVPPTTTTEESQPESTTELEGSGEDSTTLEPDTSKQSCSSSDFGCCPDAQTPAKGENFEGCGDEPQVAKGCAQSDHGCCPDGRTAASGPDGKGCSGCTRERFGCCPDSETPAHGPNNEGCCVDTAFGCCPDNILAARGPNFEGCECHYTPFGCCPDNKSPAQGYNQKGCACETTEHGCCTDKITPAKGPKFEGCPCETTQFGCCPDGLTIAKGPHHHGCHCTQTEFKCCDDEKTPAKGPNGEGCTCVESKFGCCPDGVNKATDEKFGGCEHVQEPVQKACNLPKETGNCSSYSVKYFFDTTYGACARFWYGGCGGNDNRFGSEAECKESCQDYTGQNVCLLPKATGPCTGYKKKWYFDADRNRCEEFQYGGCFGTTNRFDSLEQCQGTCTASAHLPTCEQPMESGPCAGNFERWYYDNQTDICRPFTYGGCKGNKNNYPTEHACNYNCRQPGVLKDHCALPKQTGDCSEKLAKWHFSDSEKRCVPFYYTGCGGNKNNFPSQESCEDHCPRQVAKDICEIPAEVGECANYEASWYYDTKDQACRQFYYGGCGGNENRFPTEESCLARCERKPEPTTTTTPVPPPAPSRRDICDEEAAPGECSDWIIKWHFDRKYGACRQFYYGGCGGNGNRFESETDCQQRCTRQERPAPTPAPAPAPSRQPPQPETVSQCNQPAAPGECDEWVIKWNYNATAGICQSFYYGGCGGNDNRFESEDDCSARCSPNVDVRFGEPEPEPVEPEEPVEETRPDTSKCFLPSEPGNCYDNETRWFYNSQEGLCDEFVYTGCGGNANSYATEEECQSECNDAQTTCAMPPVRGRCSDLSQRWYFDERSGGCHEFEFTGCRGNRNNFFSERECLSFCRGEDAVEPEPQPPAPTYSVCTQPPEAGDCDNSTTVWFYDSENMACTAFAYSGCGGNGNRFETRDQCERQCGEFKGVAETNDLDNGIGRSPCDTFDAECRELRCPYGVRRGSAQSQPECTQCTCENPCEGYNCPEGQQCAVDVARSDDRQFAPVCRDINKPGECPALSANASGCARECYSDADCRGDNKCCSDGCGQLCVAPARPTLPPTTQAPVIVYPGDVRAALEPKQPHELDVQTAIGGIAVLRCFATGNPAPNITWSLKNLVIDTNKGRYVLTPNGDLTIVQVRQTDDGTYVCLASNGLGDPVRREVGLQVTEGVNLPAYVYGEKNVTQIVQLNRPAVIRCPAGGFPAPHVSWWRNEKMFGLQNNRMARDFSLVFNSVQLTDLGLYTCEVYNQRRPVSLRVTLKAVGPVRAMTSEEVPYLQYVLDPATRPVTQRPSYPFRPTRPAYVPEPVVNVHAVLALDPKNSYTAGSSIAMSCSVQGYPEPNVTWTKDFLPLYNNERVQITSQPHRLVLHNVTIEDTGKYACRASNAYTYADGEAKVSIQSVVPVSPECVDSPYFANCKLIVQGRYCSKNSYYIKFCCRSCTLAGQAGRPLHPNAV
- the LOC128252125 gene encoding papilin isoform X6 codes for the protein MRSPSPPKNRPAARSPVPPTGRKESGPSAPRAADPTATRTEISHASASPLQERTVEEDAVCLKEVGNKPATKQECNRDVKNCPKYHLGPWTPCDKLCGEGKQTRKVTCFIKENGRKRVLPEEDCVEEKPEVEKSCLLTPCEGVDWIISQWSGCTACGQNTETRTAICGNKEGKVYPEEFCEPEVPTLSRPCESPKCQAQWFSSEWSKCSAPCGKGVKSRIVICGEFDGKTVTPASDDSKCDKATKPEAEQECEGEEKQCPGEWFTGPWGKCSKPCGGGERVREVLCLSNGTKALNCDEAKVESLSEKCNPEACTEDEILPLTSTDKPIEDDEEECDEDGIELVDDSLPEADKNADIIDFEDKSTTESSPENEELMQSDSPTPFDSSDSTGTTVEGSGDESDSTTDSGISTEGSGDDEDTSEASTDLSSSTTVDSSSSDSSPSDSSSSISSDATSEAPTSVSDSSDTTDLSSGFTDASSSTEASSTDVSSSTDASSSTDTSGSTDASKSTDATSSTDASGSTDASGSTDATDSTSEGSTASTDKSSDISESSTQASSSSVSDSSDNTDGTTNEVSISTDSATSDSTDSSAPTESTSEDTTDSTSEDTTESTSEDTTESTSESSTDTTESTTLDVSSTTEASTSSDFSPESTSTDSSDSSSTANSLATESTGLSSDGSTTDGTTVDGSTDSSTDGSTDGITESSSEGSTDSATDSSGSTESTDVSASEGSTTDGTTLDGQSSSTSADSSDSTATDISSSTDVSGSTEATESSASTDGSSTDGSSTEASSTDGSSTEASSTDSTESTESAGTSDTTESGPTEESTSEGSTDSTSEGSTESTQSTDIDSTTSDIWSSSSDKDDESESSTPYSFDSEVGKGKPRKCKPKKSTCAKTEYGCCPDGKSTPKGPFDEGCPIVKTCADTKYGCCLDGVSPAKGKDHKGCPKSQCAETLFGCCPDKFTAASGEDDEGCPETTTVPPTTTTEESQPESTTELEGSGEDSTTLEPDTSKQSCSSSDFGCCPDAQTPAKGENFEGCGDEPQVAKGCAQSDHGCCPDGRTAASGPDGKGCSGCTRERFGCCPDSETPAHGPNNEGCCVDTAFGCCPDNILAARGPNFEGCECHYTPFGCCPDNKSPAQGYNQKGCACETTEHGCCTDKITPAKGPKFEGCPCETTQFGCCPDGLTIAKGPHHHGCHCTQTEFKCCDDEKTPAKGPNGEGCTCVESKFGCCPDGVNKATDEKFGGCEHVQEPVQKACNLPKETGNCSSYSVKYFFDTTYGACARFWYGGCGGNDNRFGSEAECKESCQDYTGQNVCLLPKATGPCTGYKKKWYFDADRNRCEEFQYGGCFGTTNRFDSLEQCQGTCTASAHLPTCEQPMESGPCAGNFERWYYDNQTDICRPFTYGGCKGNKNNYPTEHACNYNCRQPGVLKDHCALPKQTGDCSEKLAKWHFSDSEKRCVPFYYTGCGGNKNNFPSQESCEDHCPRQVAKDICEIPAEVGECANYEASWYYDTKDQACRQFYYGGCGGNENRFPTEESCLARCERKPEPTTTTTPVPPPAPSRRDICDEEAAPGECSDWIIKWHFDRKYGACRQFYYGGCGGNGNRFESETDCQQRCTRQERPAPTPAPAPAPSRQPPQPETVSQCNQPAAPGECDEWVIKWNYNATAGICQSFYYGGCGGNDNRFESEDDCSARCSPNVDVRFGEPEPEPVEPEEPVEETRPDTSKCFLPSEPGNCYDNETRWFYNSQEGLCDEFVYTGCGGNANSYATEEECQSECNDAQTTCAMPPVRGRCSDLSQRWYFDERSGGCHEFEFTGCRGNRNNFFSERECLSFCRGEDAVEPEPQPPAPTYSVCTQPPEAGDCDNSTTVWFYDSENMACTAFAYSGCGGNGNRFETRDQCERQCGEFKGVDVCNEPVTSGPCTVWQTRYYFNKRSQACEPFTYGGCDGTGNRFNDLYECQTVCIAGREPTVGSAKEVCLLPLAMGRCNGPAVQERRWYYDDKIGNCLSFIYAGCSGNQNNFRSFEACTNQCRPETNDLDNGIGRSPCDTFDAECRELRCPYGVRRGSAQSQPECTQCTCENPCEGYNCPEGQQCAVDVARSDDRQFAPVCRDINKPGECPALSANASGCARECYSDADCRGDNKCCSDGCGQLCVAPARPTLPPTTQAPVIVYPGDVRAALEPKQPHELDVQTAIGGIAVLRCFATGNPAPNITWSLKNLVIDTNKGRYVLTPNGDLTIVQVRQTDDGTYVCLASNGLGDPVRREVGLQVTEGVNLPAYVYGEKNVTQIVQLNRPAVIRCPAGGFPAPHVSWWRNEKMFGLQNNRMARDFSLVFNSVQLTDLGLYTCEVYNQRRPVSLRVTLKAVGPVRAMTSEEVPYLQYVLDPATRPVTQRPSYPFRPTRPAYVPEPVVNVHAVLALDPKNSYTAGSSIAMSCSVQGYPEPNVTWTKDFLPLYNNERVQITSQPHRLVLHNVTIEDTGKYACRASNAYTYADGEAKVSIQSVVPVSPECVDSPYFANCKLIVQGRYCSKNSYYIKFCCRSCTLAGQAGRPLHPNAV